The sequence GATGTCAGGGCAGGAGTGGTGTGGGGGGGATGTTGTGGGGCTCAGGGTAGGGATGGCACCCCATGTCCAAGGATGGCAGGGCAGGGTGGTCACAGGGACAACACTCACCCGGTGCTTGCAGCCAGCCTCCTTGAAGGGGCACAGCAGCATGGCAGTGTTGCAGCTCTCCTTGAGGTGGGTGGGCACGTCCTCCCGGGCGATGCTGGGTGTCCCACACTGGTTGGGGCACGGCACGGGGTATCGGGGACACTGGTACTGGTGGTTCTAGGGAGGAAGAGAGGCTgtcagccagggctgggagccagcaAGGTGAGGGTCCCCATGGGCTCCATCTCACCTGGATGGTGTCGAAGACAAACTCCTTGGCGCAGtaggtgcagggctgggtgcgCTTGGGGCACTCGGCCAGGGCGTGCTGGGACAGCAGGCGCCGCATCATGCGGGCCCCACACTTGTTCTCGCAGTACACACTCTCCTGGGGACACgtgccctggtggccctggggacCATGACAGCATCATCACCCTCTGGCTGCCCTCAGCAGCCAGCCctgacagggatggggacacacaGTGCCCCCACAGCCAGAGGGCACAATGACCAGGAGCCCACATGACCACGTCACCCCCCAAGGCTGTCCTCCCCATAATGAGTCTCCCACAGTGTCCCCACCCAGcctctgtccccacacccagcctgtgtcccctgcagcccactgGGGATGCCCACACACCCCGGCTACACCCCCACAAtacccccagcacagccatgcCCACCATGGCACCCTGGCCAGCTGTGTCCCCCACAGTGTCCCCCCCACTGCCCACCTCGAAGGCCTCCCCAGTGAAGTCGTTGGCACAGAACTCGCACTTGACCCTGCGCTTGGGGCAGCCGTGCTGGACGTGCTCGGGGAGGTCACGGCGGCTCAGCTTGGCGCTGCAGCGGTTGGGGCAGGGGATCACGTTGAAGCCACAGGTACCGAGATGGGcctgggggggcacagggatggtGATGGGAAAGCCACGGGGTAGAACTCtgccccccctcctcctcccaggccCTACCTGGAGGTGCTTGATGAGCCCGCTCCAGCGGCAGCCCTCCTCGCTGTGGATGCAGCGGATGGCCAGGCTCAGCACCTGTGCCTCCAGCTCGGGGTCGGGGTAGATCTGCAGGGGCAGCAGTGGGGTATCAGCATCCTGCACCGGGCTGTGGGGgcacacagcccccagcacagcctggctggcagCCGTGGGCACGCTGCCCAGGGCCggatcccaccctgggcacGCCAACAAGCTCCCTTTGTCGGGAACGGGTTTCCgctccccggccccgcggcaCAAAGGGCTCTTGCTTCCGCCTGGGCGCCCGTGCCAGGCCGGCGCAGCTGTGCCAGGCGCTGTGAGGAGCCTGGGGACGGCCCCTTGGCGGGGATGTCCCCTTGGAGCAGGGTACCCATCCGTGTGCCAGGCTCACCTTGGCGTAGTCCAGGGGCAGCTGGTCCTCTGGGCACTTGAAGACGCCTTCGCTGCAAGACACAGAGGGCTCGGGATCACTTGAGGCTGGCGAGCGGCACGACACCAGTGACACAGCCACTGTGTCCCACCGGGTCCCCGCCATCCCACCCCAGGACATAGGCGctgtccctgcactgctgagcGCTCGCCCCGTGCCAAATCCAGCCGCCACCCTGGGGGAGCCACGGCTCTAATCCTGCTCCATCTGTCTGAGCTGGGAAATGCCCCAGCCAGACACACCCCCCCAGgcagccccccacccccccagccGGGCACGACGGCCCCGGTCCCCAGGGGCCTGGGCCAGCCGCCGAGAGCGTGGCACCATCTGGAGCCCCGGCAGCCCCTGGTCCTGTCCCCTGGGATTAAGGAGGGTGCCTTCGGCTGGCCAGGAGGGGGCCGGCAGGGGCCGGGGCGTCCACAGCCCCAGGTGCCGGGGCCCAGGGGAGGTGGGGGAGGGCAACAGCTGTGCTCCAGATGTGCAGCCCTGATGAGTGGCCCTGGGGCTCCTGCTCCACAGGAAATGGCCCCAGCAGCCACTAAGGTGAGTCAGGACAGGAGACAGGCAGCCACCCTGGAGGggtccccatcctgctgggcCCCCAGAATGGGGTGGTCCTTTCAAGAGCTGTCCCTGAGGTGGAagggccctgctcagccctgacctgcagaggagcagcatgaagtggtggcagggacacagccaAAGAGGCAGCCTGGCCTGTGATAAGGCTGGCCAGGAGTCACCATCACCTCTGGTCCCCACACCGCTGTGCCCAGGGGCAGGTGAGGATGTCCACACGCCATCCCCGATGGACACTGGGGTGGGAGACCACAGGTGCTGCCTACAGGGCCAtgcagcagggacacacagggacccTGTGGCTCCGGTGTCTTTGCAGTTACACCGGACGAGCCTGTCctgcctgcacagcccctgtgcccatCTAATCACTGCAGGCCCTTGGCAGGCACTGGTGTGGCCTCAACCAGAGCTGCCAAGTGGATGTGAGACGCCGGGATGGAGCCAGTAGTGCCGTCTGGCACACGCTGGCCTGGGCTGCCCGGCCGTGGCACGGTCATGTCCCCTGTGGCCACCATCCCCGTGCTGGGGGTGCAAGTGAGCCCCAGGAACCACAGGCCTGTGGGGTGTGGGGTGTGATGCACATGGGGCACGGCTGCAAACAGCTCTGCCACGTGCCCACTCTGTTTGTTGCAGGTGGTTTTGTGGGAGTCATCAGAGATAAGGAGCTCGCAGACAGGGCCGGGCACCCGGCCCTTCCCGGGGAGCCCATGGCACTGCCTCGTGGCTGGCATTGCCTCGTGGCTGGGAtcatgctgctgcctttccagggCTGCCAGCTGTGCCTGAACCCCGTGCACGGTGttggggtgctggggctggtggggaaGTGGGACGATGACCCGAAGCCAGCGCCTAATCCCCGACAAAGCCTCCCCATTCCTCACGCTTGGCCGGGCAGGGAATGTGCTGAGGCAGCACCCGGGGGGACCGTCCTTGCCTCTGACCTTCACGGCGTGCTGGGGCACAGAGAGGTGATGGGGCGGGGAACCTCCGCATCCCCCGGCATCCCCCGGCACCCCCTTCCCAGCACCGCGGTGGGGCTGGATGGCTCAGCCCATGGGATCCCCAAACTGATCCGGGGCAAACGGGGTGTGCTCAGTGGGGGGACCCCCGAGTCCATTCTCCCCGGCGGAGCGGAGGTGCCGGCGGGAAGGgtgcggggagggggggggacaGATGCGCTCTGACACGTGCCCCGGGGAACGCCCGGTTTCACAGAAACCGGCCCCGGTGACGGTGGTGCCCGGGAGCCGTCCCCGGGCGAAGGTCGCACCGGCGGGGAAAGGCCCAGGGTGACGCTTGTCACCGCGTGGGGAGAGCACGGGCACccccccgccgtgccccgcgGGACCCCCGGCACCGCGCCGAGTGCGGCAGCCGGGAACCGGGAAAGCACCGGCCCCACACGTGCCCCCGGGTTACCGGTACCGGGGGGGCCCAAGCcgcaggggtgggaagaggcCCCCGCTCCTCGCTCCCGACCAGAGCACACGGCCGGGTCGCGCTCACCCGTGGGCGCGAGGGCACCGGGATGGCCGTACACCCCTCCCCAAAAACACTCCCGGCCACTTCCTCCGGCGAGGCAGGGGCAGGAAGGGGTTAAACTCGAATCTCGAAACTCGCCACTCCGGGCTTCACCCggccctcctcttcctcctcctcctcctcctcaccgaAAGGGGCCACGGGCCGCTGCACCCGCGGGGCGGCTGTCACGGGCTGGGCGCGCCCCgcaccccctccctgccccggggCACCACCGGGCACCCCGCACCTTTCCCCGGCCTGAGGCATCCCCGGGCGCCCCGCGCCTTTCCCGGGGCACTCCGCGCCTTATCCCGGGGCATTCCGCAGCCGTTCACCGGCCCGGAGCACCCCCGGGCACCCCGCATCTTTCCCCAGGGCATCCGCACCCCCAGGCACCCCGCGCCCCTCCCCGGGATATCCCGCATTCCCTCCCGGGCCCGGCGCATCCGAACTCCCGTGCACCCCGCACTCCGACACCGGCCCAGGGCACCCCGCACCCCTCTCCGGGGCACTCCCGGACaccgcagccccggggccggcggTGGATGGGGGGCTGGCGGGGAGCGGGGTGCGGAACCCCGGATCGGGCGGCGCGGGGGTGCGTGACCGGAGTACCCCAGGGGGAAGGGGTGCGCGGAGTAACGTCAGCTCGGGTCGCCCGTGAGCTGATGCGGGGTCTCACCTGAGGAACTCCTGCAGGCAGGTGTCGCAGAAGCGGTGGCCGCAGGTGGAGACGCGGACGGGCTCCCGCATGGGCTTCCCGCAGAGCGGGCACAACAcccgccgccgcggccgctcCAGCAGCTTGTAGTCGTAGCCCGGCatcccgccgccgccccgcgcccgccgccgccgccgccgccgccccgcgcccgctcGGCTCCGCGCTCCTCGTCCGGCTCCGCCCGGGGGCCGGACGGGGCGGTGGGACCGGCCTGAGCCCGCCCCGCGACGGGGGGACGGCATCGCCATCGCCACCGCCCCCCGCCCGGACCCcgcctccccgccccgccgccgccgcacgGCGCGGGTGGAGCGGTCCCGGCACCCCGGGGGCTCGGGGAGCATCACACCGGGGACAGCCCCCTCCGAGGGGTTTGGGGGAGCGCCCCACCGGGCACAGCCCTCTGGGGGTGTTTGGTACCCACCGCACTGGGAACAATCATCTCAAGCGCCTGTGACCCTCTGCACAAGGGAACAGCCACCCCAGGAGTTTGGGGAGCATCGACATCACATCACCCACGGCCCCCCCACCCACTGCAGCATCCCctggcccagggctgggctctgaGGGCACACACCGTACTGTCCTCGCTGACCCTACATGCCCTCCTTGACTCAGAGGTGTCCCAGGGGTGCCGCACGCCTGCAGGCAGCCCGGGGCCACAGTTGAGCTTCTAAGCGAGGCTGGAGGTGGGATACAGCTCCCAGACCTGCTCCTACCAACAGCAACTCGTGTCCCAGCCATCACCCACAGCAGGACATGGAAGGGCTGCCCTGAGCCCCCCACGCCACAGGCACGGGGGGGACACACGCTCTTGTGGCTTTGTCTTGCTGGGAGCTCATGCCCCAGGCTGCAGCCAACAGCCTCCTTCCAGCCACGGTTTGCAACTGAGCAAGAGCCCGGAGGAGGGAGAATAAAAGCAAATCTGTCTGGCTCCAGCCCCCTCGTCACTCTTTCAGAAATCAGAGCAGCATATGGGAGTATTTGCCCCTTTCCCCAGAGATGGAGCCGAGCAGATGACAGGCTGTGAGCATGTGTTAGTGCCACCAACGCTCACTCCAGCCAGCTTCCCATTAAGGGTGGCAGTTGCTCCAGACCCAAATGTTAGCAGTTTTCAATTAGCAAATGGCAGAGGAGCGGGATTCCTGGGGGACACGCTGAGCAAGTCGAGCTCTATCACTTGTCACTCAAGGAGCTCACGTTACCCTTCTCCCCGAGAGGCTctgcttaaaataaaaccctGCAGCAGCCCGGGGGGAGGCAGCCTGCTCGCTGCCGGAACCGCCACGGAGGGGATGGGTGGCTCATTTCTGGGGTTACTCTGAGAGATGTGTTAGGAAAATCCACAAAcgccagaggtttatgtccaaaaaggagacagaggagtccttcAACTTTATTCGAATACAGGGAGAAAGGCCACTGGAGCATACGCCTGcggggttttctctctctcgGGGTTTCGGAGGGCACAGCCTCCCTTTTATCCCAGCTCCCGGCCGCAcgttgccctcttcctttccccatcgGCTGAGGTACCAGGAAGGTACAGCCTTCCCGAACCGCCTACCCCATATCCCCCCTTGAACCTACTGTTTTACCCCAAAGTTCAGAAGTTCAGCCTTGTGCAGACCCTTACCTGTTTCCGGAGCCAAGCTGTCTGGGCCCGGTAAAGAACCTGCTGCCCGAAGTCAGTAGGGGCATTAAGACCCATTTCAAAGACGTTAACACCCATCaaattgtttgtaaagacattagCACACATCTTTCCCCTCAGACGGCAGGTCGTTCTGACCTGCACTGCGGCTCCCAAATACCAGGGAACCTTGTACTGGGGTGCACTGGGCATGAGCTGCCATCAGCAAGGGATTTTCTAAGAGAACGTGAGTCGCTGCTCGGATGATGGAGAGCGCTGAGCTAAAGTTTAACCAGCTCCCAGTGATACTGGAAACCCGACAGGTAAAAACAAGTGACAGTGGGCAACTGTACAGGGAGCAGTGGGGAGCCAAAGGCACCTTGAGCCGGGGATGAGGCGCTCCTCGACTGGGTTTGCTCAGGGCTGTGACCCCCCCAGGGCAGAATCTACCAGCAGCCCCATGGTCCAGCTGGTTCTGCCactctgtgccagcacagcccacagccAGGCTGTCTCCAACAAGAGGTAGGCACTACCCAGACACTGTCCCTGACATGCTGTGACCTGGCCCCGGCTAAAAACTGTCCCCGGACACCACTATGGGACAAGGTTCAGGCCAAAAGGACAGGTCCTTGGTATCCTGGGGGGTGATGGGACTCCAAAGACAGGACACATCAGTCCTGTAAACACAGGCAGCCTGTGACTCCGATGACAGCCACGAAACAGCCGACTTTTATCATTATTTACTGCTTCTctttgatgtttttaaaattattcttcccTAACCTCACTGAAGAGCATCTCTGCTAATTAGCCAAGAGCTGACAAAGCCATCAGAAGGTGCTGGCTGTGCCGGCAGGGCGGCTGGGAGGTGTCAGACCCTGCAAACAAAgatccctccttttcccctctccctaAGCAAAGCCCTCCCCGCACTCAACATCACAGCCAGGCATTTGTCTCACACAAAGGCGACACTCAGGGCAATTCCCTTTGTGGAGGTGATATGTTCCCTGTCCCCCATGATGGGTCACTTCTTGAACCCATCTGGGCTCGGAGAGgcttcttctcctcttccccagcctctccctgctgctccatccctccgCCTTGTATTTAACTTAAACTGGAGGAACAGAAAACCGACGCTCCGGCTTCTAAAGAAGTTAAGGTGGAGCCTTTCGCCCCGGGGAAAGGAGTGGGGAGAGTCCTCTCCCGGCTTCTGGGGCCTCgtgcccagggagggcaggggtAAGGGATCGAGGCAGACGGACAGAGGGACAGCAGCCGCCCCTCCTGCCGAAAGCCTCGTGGGAATGAGGATACGACCTCGGCAGAGGTGCCGGAATCAAGTCAGCTCCGGGATCAGCAGGCGGTTTGGGCTGTTTCCTGCTACAGTAATGGCCCCAAGTCAGCAGGATCTTATTTGGAACAGGGACAGCCTTTCCCTGGGTGACAATGGCCAGAGGCGACTCGCACCAGGATGCGCAAGCGGGGACCAGGCAGCCTCATCCCACATCACCTCCCCTTCCCACTCCCCTCCGGCCCTGCCTTTCCTTAGCAGGAAGAGCCGCGGGGACACTGATCCACCACCAGCTCCACAGAACACAGGAACAAAACAAGGATAAAGGGAGAAGCCCTGAGACCTGCAGATTTCACCGGGAGCTTCTGCagggaaacaaagcagcagACGTGAGGAATGCAAGTGGCCTATTTGCCCGGGCTGCTCTCTGCCTCCGGCAGCGCGGACATGCCTCGGCTTGTCGTTCCAGGAGCTTTTGTTGCTCGGGGCTGGGGGCCTCTTTGTTTCCTTTACCCTTTCGCCAGGCTTGGTCACAGCCCGGTATTAAATTATTCAAATGATCTCGCTGGGCTTCACAGCTGAACTCCTGTGTGGAGAGCCCAGGCTGCAAAATCCCAAGGGCTCCAGCCCTCGCCGGAGCCCCCGGCCCAGGACAAAGCACACTGGTTCACACTGGTTTCCCCAGTCTGGAGCAAAGGATCCCAATATTCAAGCTGGTGACACCTCCAGCCCCGGCACGGCAGCGCAAAGGTGTCATAAAGCCATAAAACCATCCACCTAACACCAGCACACCGATAAGAACGGTGGGGCGAGGTCCGCACCCCTGGATTTGgcagcccagctggagcaggaagagcctggctcctgACGCAGTGGCATTTTGGTGCCACCGCTGACAAGACAAAGGGTGTCAGACCtctgtcctgcctgctgctgtcccagccagCCCTCAGCCCTGGTAAGGCTGCAGGAGGAACACCAGCCCCTTCCTATGGGATGTGTATAAATGTGGTGTGGGGCGAGGGGAGCCCTGAGAGCTCTGCACAACAGAGGCAAGAGAAATCTGAtgctggaaggagctggagctgctgccagctccacaCAGGGAGGAGAGGCAGCGGCCCAGAGGGGCTTTGAGGCAATTGAACCCAGCCCTGCAATCACCCTGGTGCCCAGGCTGGTCTGGGAGGGGAAAGCACCTTCCCCAACACCGGGCTGAGCCGTCCCCTTAACCTGCAGCGCAGGAAAGTGCCAAAGGACTGGCAGAACCTTTGAATTCCAGTCGGCTTCCTGGGATAGCAGGGTGTAATCACTTGAAAAGGCAGctccacaagaaacaaaaaaggcagggaaaaaccCATGCACCCACCCTGCCAGGAGCCAAACAGGGAGGCTGTgtctgcagccagggctgcacacGCCTCTCCCGGCCGGACGGGAcctgctcccttccccagccggagcctgggaggagagggaagaaagggcAGGAGACCTGCAGAAATTCATTACCTTCCACATGATAGAGGGATCAGTTGGCTTTTACCAGAGCCCGTCGAGGTTTCCCTCattgaaaacaggaaagaatcacaaaaataattagAGAGATTTCATCTCAGCCAGCTTATGAAAGCACCGACTTTATACACAACAGATTGGCAACAGCACAAAGATGGATGTGAAAGGCAAGAGCATTTGCAATGTCAGACAGATCAGAGACAGAAGCTCATCAAAAAATGGCCCAGGGCACAtgtaagttaaaaaaagaaaagaagaggaaaaaaaataaaggaaaggaaacgACCCTTCTGGAGACAAAAAACGTGACTCTTGTCCGTAACACATGGATGTGCCCCTCCTGCCTTAAAGATCCCTGGTGAAAGCTCATCAGCTCCCTGGAAAAATCTGGGTTAAAAAACTTCAAGTACTGACAATCCCTGGCTGTGTTTTGCTGCCTtccccagctcagctgggagccAGTGAGCCGGTCAGCAGCAGGACTGAGGGGCCTGAGGACAAACGTCAGCTGGAAGATCCTCCAGCGAGCTCCTGGGGCCAGGGGATGCTGTAATTGGAAAGCTCCAGGCGGCATTTCGggagagctgtgcagcacagggaggctgCTCGTGCAGAGCTCGGCCAGCCGTGCAGGCAGGACCCTCCAAAGTGTGCTCAATAAATGGGTGAAACGTTTTAgaggggggatgggaaaggACAGACTTCTCTAATTAGCACAGAGGTTTGCATTTAGTCACCCAGCACAGCGCCTGGGGCCCTGACTCCAGACGCTGCTGTGCAAAGGCTGACAGCTCTCTCAGACACGGAGCTGTCAGCCTGGGCTTCGTAACCAGAAACAGTttccacagaggaaaacaacCTCTGTGCTCCTCACCCTTCCACACAGGCACTTCCAGCAGGAAGGGGAAGAGCCACGGTGTGACCCCCTGAAGGcacacaggagctctggggatgTCCACCCCATGGCATGTTCAGGGCAGCGACTCTCAGGCACTGGAGGTTCACAGTGACAATTCAATAAGTGAGACCAGCTCTGGTTCCTTGGGAACCATCGTTAGGAACTCTCTATTTGCAGACTGCTGCCTTCAGAGCGCAGCTGAGGAGCTCTGGAGCCTGGAGTGTGTCTGAGCCAGGCcaccgtgggcagcaggaagagcaggatgtGGCTGCTCTCACTCACTGGGAAGGCGAttcctccacagcagctgaaaCACAAAGGGTAAAGACCAAGATTTAGCTGGAAGCCCCACTTTGATGAAGCTACAAGAAACGTTCTGCCCCACACAGGCCTGATACCCAACAGATGGACACCACaatccctgtccccttccctaCAGGAAGCCATTGCAAGACCTCAGTAGTGGCACAAAGTTAGGCAACGCCCAGCACACAGAGCCCAAACAGGACGAAATGCAGTCTCTTGAGGCTtgtgctctcctcctcctcctctccagcctggcttCTCCCAGTTATTCTGTGTTTGCAGTGGGATTGAGAGGagggtgcagcagcagctcatgaTAACCTGGGCAGCAGTCCAAGCCAGTCAAAAGCAGAGTTGGCCCCACAGGAGGAGCAGAACGGCCACCCCAAAGGTGGAGCACAGcttgcctgtgccagcaccctcccaggCCAGATAACAGCCAGAGCTGACAGCAGCAATGACATCACATGTGTCACTGGATCTCCTGTTTTTGCTGGAGAAATTTCCAGGCAGATTGAGCTGTGTGAAAGCCCAAAGTCAGATCTCAGCTCTTTACAGAGCTCTTGATGCTTTTTTGCACACTGGTTGCTGAGGGATGCTGGGGCAGGCGAGGCTGTTGCCCTCACACCGCTGAGTTTGCACTCCCAGTACTGGGACAGGACAACGTTTCGGGCAGTTGGACAGCAGTGGGGCTACACAGTCCCTGCTCTTACAGTGCTGCAGGTGGGAGCCCATAAACCAGCTGCCACAGAGTGCAGGGCAACTCCAGCAGCGGAAGGGGAGAGCAGCCTGCAGTCTTCCTGTAGAGACAAAACCCTTTTACTCCCGTGACAAATGCCCTACTTGTTCCCGAGCCTGGGGACTTGGCCATTCCCGTCCCCTTCACGTGGCAACACACATCACATGAGAGCTGGGCACTCACAGGGGAGGAACGGGAGCCAGGGCCGATTCCGCTGCGCCGGGGCCATCAGCCGGGCCTCCTCCCCTCTGGGCTGTAATTAGCCTCCTTGAAGTGGGCTGAGACTGGAATCCCTCAGCCCAGGCTGAGGCCATAATCAgcccagcagaggaggaagaaaggccCCTGCAGCAGTCTGGGCCAGGCTCCCGTTGTACATCCAGGCAACGGAAGGGCAGGTCACGCCATGGGCACGTTTTAACTGCGCTGCGATGCTGCCTTTGGCCCGAGCAGAGAGGAACCACAAAACCATCACTATCTTTTCCAAACCACAATGGAAAGGCAGCAGCCAAAATGACGCCTCAAATCTCAGCTTCTATTTCAGCAGCATCAATTAGAGAACTGCTCTTTTTGGATACTCTGTGGGCCGCTGGCACGCCAGCTCCCCGCCGGCCGCAGCTTGGCCAGCCTACCTGTCTGGGAGTGCATGAGACAGCCTCTGCCATCCCTTTGCTCCCCTGGCCCAGTGGGAGAGGCAGTGTCACAGAGCTGAAGAGCAGAAGGGGAATTATTTTGGGCTTGAAGTTATTTCCATTCATCTACAGCTCGAGAAGGACTGGAATAACAGAGCTTACATGCCAGGGTTACTCGGCACAGCTCCGGTCACAAGGCATTGTGTCTGGCTGGGCCCTCATGGCAGGAATCACAGGGACAAAGCCTTTACTCACGCTTTACTGCCAGCAGTGTGTTCCCGTGGCAGCAGGCTACGGAGGTCACCAGGTATGGATGTGtctcctccagctgcaccaGCCTCGGCACTC is a genomic window of Corvus hawaiiensis isolate bCorHaw1 chromosome 20, bCorHaw1.pri.cur, whole genome shotgun sequence containing:
- the TRAF4 gene encoding TNF receptor-associated factor 4, coding for MPGYDYKLLERPRRRVLCPLCGKPMREPVRVSTCGHRFCDTCLQEFLSEGVFKCPEDQLPLDYAKIYPDPELEAQVLSLAIRCIHSEEGCRWSGLIKHLQAHLGTCGFNVIPCPNRCSAKLSRRDLPEHVQHGCPKRRVKCEFCANDFTGEAFEGHQGTCPQESVYCENKCGARMMRRLLSQHALAECPKRTQPCTYCAKEFVFDTIQNHQYQCPRYPVPCPNQCGTPSIAREDVPTHLKESCNTAMLLCPFKEAGCKHRCPKLAMGRHLEESTKAHLGMVCALVSRQRQEILELRRDVEELSVSSDGTLIWKIADYARKLQEAKARSNYEFFSPPFYTHKYGYKLQVSAFLNGNGSGESSHLSVYIRVLPGEYDNLLEWPFSYRVTFSLLDQSDPSLSKPQHITETFHPDPNWKNFQKPGASRSSLDESTLGFGYPKFISHEDIRKRNYVRDNAIFIKASVEIPQKILA